The Brasilonema sennae CENA114 genome includes a region encoding these proteins:
- a CDS encoding 6-carboxytetrahydropterin synthase, protein MLCIISRRAQFSASHRYWLPELSEAENIQKFGACSRFPGYGHNYVLFVSLVGELDEYGMILNLSNVKHVINRKVTSILDFSYLNDVWLEFQQTLPTPENIARVIWQRLKPDLPLVRIQLFEHPELWADYLGNGMEAYLTLSTYFSAAHKLAHPRLSGEENFKIYGKCANPNGHGHNYHLEVTVKGEIDPRTGMIVDLGALNQAIKEYVIELFDHSFLNKDVPYFAEVVPTAENIALCISQLLRSPIQELGATLYKVKLMETPNNSCEIYCTESDSNSVNAAQNQPVLVRL, encoded by the coding sequence ATGCTATGTATTATAAGTCGTCGCGCTCAGTTTTCGGCAAGTCATCGCTATTGGTTGCCAGAACTGAGTGAAGCAGAAAATATTCAGAAATTTGGTGCTTGTTCAAGATTTCCCGGATATGGACACAATTATGTCTTATTTGTCTCCCTGGTTGGAGAATTGGATGAATATGGCATGATTCTCAACTTGTCCAACGTCAAACACGTTATTAACCGAAAAGTGACGAGTATACTGGACTTTTCCTATCTCAACGATGTATGGTTAGAGTTTCAACAAACTCTACCCACCCCAGAAAACATTGCACGGGTAATTTGGCAACGACTAAAACCTGATTTACCTTTAGTGCGTATACAGCTTTTTGAGCATCCCGAACTTTGGGCTGATTATTTAGGAAACGGCATGGAAGCATACCTCACACTCAGCACTTATTTTAGCGCCGCCCATAAGCTAGCTCATCCTCGTCTTAGCGGCGAAGAAAACTTCAAGATTTACGGTAAGTGCGCTAATCCCAACGGTCATGGGCACAACTATCATTTAGAAGTGACTGTAAAAGGGGAGATTGATCCACGCACTGGGATGATTGTTGATTTGGGCGCTTTGAATCAAGCTATAAAAGAGTACGTTATTGAGCTATTTGACCACAGCTTCTTAAACAAAGACGTTCCATACTTTGCTGAAGTTGTTCCCACTGCTGAGAATATTGCACTTTGTATCAGTCAACTGCTGCGATCGCCCATTCAGGAATTAGGAGCGACACTATACAAAGTAAAATTAATGGAAACTCCGAATAACTCCTGTGAAATTTATTGCACTGAGTCAGATTCAAACTCAGTCAATGCTGCACAAAATCAACCTGTGTTAGTACGCTTGTAG
- a CDS encoding type II toxin-antitoxin system HicA family toxin: MGKLGVLSGGEVCKILEQHGFVQVRQRGSHIIMQLQTEDSTITVPVPAHDKLRTGTLQSILRQSGLPRALFEVDS; this comes from the coding sequence TTGGGTAAGCTAGGTGTTCTTTCTGGTGGAGAAGTTTGCAAAATTCTAGAGCAGCATGGCTTTGTACAAGTACGCCAGCGTGGTAGTCATATAATTATGCAATTGCAAACAGAAGACTCAACAATAACTGTTCCTGTCCCTGCTCACGATAAGCTACGTACTGGCACTTTACAGTCTATTCTTCGCCAGTCAGGACTTCCTCGCGCCCTTTTTGAAGTGGACTCATGA